The following proteins are co-located in the Amphiprion ocellaris isolate individual 3 ecotype Okinawa chromosome 7, ASM2253959v1, whole genome shotgun sequence genome:
- the LOC111575403 gene encoding F-box only protein 40 — protein sequence MVKTKRRPVGHHDHCDKCYNVHCQVPVQTSVSCMVIKCRKNCGAALHMCKQEEHQLLCPNETVPCINVNNGCPVTMLRHRLAKHLEVCPASVVCCSQEWNRWPVAETDLTFYRNVSENPLANTELNLDVALALRDQELLFQSIKMKNIFPELMAEEDPGLQSVSAGVSGPAEEASCSLECGELTENDWAKTEVKEMSQEERDALAKSRDVTSIENYNSWEKIFNKEKEGCKETVKNLSKREKEKEQESSNSQGETRDSHQGEKSAAAARSTDGATGLAPWQDGVLERLGKEVNISEYNMYLVHNGAMLINFGQLAACTPRERDFVYGNLEPIEVKTIRSFNVPTSYRAKRCHLKDPAQRAKTTHKSVDTADLGVSVDDLPKCEEISATLLCSLEKELKGHLISESTSTDGLYVGVGTQTYSFSSAPFKTNASLAEVIAGKPHGVYVHVESESVTRRHNKTSSAFTYMCGHFFRRDEYCHHFRNVHCDIQASLNGWFQQRCPLAYLGCTFSQMRFHPAGQRATIKFSQDVSTFVLQPQVPSSLCEGGKTLSLQRNGTYNVDPLSRLPLEILQHIAGFLDGFTLSQLSQVSHLMREVCAMLLPERGMVSLKWEKKTYSTGASSWRYRKKVWKFSPVFSSVDRWSFSDAPSMSDHLKSCSFYQRHERREPVALACLGEVRGKHGELKHRR from the exons ATG GTGAAGACAAAAAGGAGGCCAGTGGGTCATCATGACCACTGTGACAAGTGTTACAACGTCCACTGTCAGGTCCCGGTGCAGACCTCTGTGTCGTGCATGGTTATCAAGTGTCGTAAAAACTGCGGTGCCGCCCTCCATATGTGCAAACAAGAGGAGCACCAGCTTCTCTGCCCGAATGAGACGGTCCCTTGCATTAACGTTAACAATGGCTGTCCTGTCACAATGCTGCGCCACAGGTTGGCCAAACACTTAGAGGTCTGTCCGGCCAGCGTGGTCTGCTGCTCTCAGGAGTGGAACCGCTGGCCTGTCGCAGAAACCGATCTGACcttttacagaaatgtttctGAAAATCCCCTGGCAAACACAGAGCTCAACCTCGATGTTGCTTTGGCTCTCAGGGACCAAGAGCTGCTGTTTCAATCCATCAAAATGAAGAACATCTTTCCTGAGCTGATGGCGGAGGAGGATCCTGGCCTTCAGAGTGTCTCTGCTGGGGTCAGCGGCCCTGCAGAGGAGGCATCCTGTTCTTTAGAATGTGGTGAACTCACAGAAAATGACTGGGCGAAGACTGAAGTAAAAGAAATGAGTCAAGAGGAGAGAGACGCTTTGGCGAAGAGCAGGGATGTGACGAGTATTGAAAATTACAACTCCTGGGAGAAAATATTCAACAAAGAGAAGGAGGGATGCAAGGAAACTGTCAAAAACCTGAgtaagagggagaaagaaaaagagcaagaaTCATCAAACAGTCAGGGAGAGACAAGAGACTCACACCAGGGTGAaaaaagtgctgctgctgccagaagCACGGATGGTGCAACTGGCCTTGCTCCGTGGCAAGACGGGGTACTTGAAAGGTTAGGCAAAGAAGTCAACAtttcagagtataatatgtatCTGGTGCACAACGGGGCCATGTTGATTAATTTTGGTCAACTTGCTGCTTGCACACCGAGGGAAAGGGACTTTGTTTATGGGAATCTGGAACCCATCGAGGTGAAGACAATCCGCTCATTTAATGTTCCGACCAGCTACCGAGCAAAGCGCTGTCACCTTAAGGACCCCGCACAGAGGGCCAAGACCACACACAAGAGTGTTGACACTGCAGATTTAGGAGTGTCCGTTGACGATCTTCCAAAGTGTGAGGAGATTAGCGCAACACTTCTGTGCTCCCTGGAAAAGGAACTGAAGGGACATTTAATCTCAGAGAGCACATCGACAGATGGTCTTTATGTAGGTGTAGGGACACAAACGTACAGCTTTTCATCTGCACCGTTCAAAACAAATGCATCCCTTGCAGAGGTCATCGCAGGTAAACCTCATGGTGTTTATGTGCACGTTGAGTCGGAATCTGTCACCAGGAGACACAATAAAACCAGCTCAGCCTTCACCTACATGTGTGGCCACTTCTTTCGGCGTGACGAATACTGCCATCATTTCAGGAATGTGCACTGTGACATACAGGCCTCTCTAAACGGCTGGTTCCAGCAGCGCTGCCCCTTAGCGTACCTCGGCTGTACTTTCAGCCAGATGAGGTTTCACCCTGCAGGCCAAAGAGCTACAATAAAATTCAGCCAAGATGTCAGCACCTTTGTTCTCCAGCCACAAGTCCCTTCTTCTCTCTGTGAAGGTGGGAAAACCTTAAGCCTTCAGAGAAATGGTACATATAATGTGGATCCCCTCAGCAGGCTCCCTTTGGAGATCCTGCAGCATATCGCTGGTTTCCTCGACGGGTTTACACTGTCTCAGCTGTCCCAGGTTTCCCATCTGATGAGAGAGGTGTGTGCCATGTTGTTGCCGGAGAGAGGGATGGTCTCCCTCAAGTGGGAGAAAAAGACATATTCCACTGGGGCAAGTTCCTGGAGatacagaaagaaa GTTTGGAAATTCAGCCCTGTGTTTTCCTCCGTGGACAGATGGAGCTTCAGCGATGCTCCTTCCATGTCAGATCACCTGAAAAGCTGCTCCTTCTACCAGAGACATGAGCGCAGGGAGCCGGTGGCTTTAGCCTGCCTGGGAGAGGTCAGAGGCAAACACGGCGAACTAAAACACAGAAGATAA